gctcacttataagaattcaaatttcaaaattctatttcattcataataagacgatacctacatcaggaaagaaggttggaaagagagatagttgagAAAGAGCTAAgttagaggaattggatttttgtatgatgcctacgataagtaaatgtgaggtctttagcatatcatgggtgtactgaaaggtgtaagcttcctgataagaagccttaaggcaagaatgcctatccatctttatggtgaaggacaatgagagattaagaagataagtacaagtttcagcaagtaaaaggagcaaggtgaaaaagggtacgaggtaccagttaatgaaggttaacagcgtTTATAATTAAGGCAGAGGAACATatgctttttgagttatattcaatagtaacagaggtatatacaattgatcGCACCCATTCCaaatatgccctatgggggttaacaaaagtaaTATAAGAAGATAtaatggatgaattgattgcgtcagttgacattttcgaaggatattgcaaatgtgctaataaatctctttatgagacacctagatggtgcactctaaaatagtacagccaGATATAAGTACtaaaagacatgcactataagactagaagggataaatattaccttagtgtggctcgcgtccctagtaaagcgagaacgttaagcaacttgaagagccactggatggagcaaaggaaagataaaagcgaaagaatgtcatattgaagttttcacaagaaaagggatatgcataaatattagcagagtaataagaaaagagataagaaagcattatgaataaggtgtgatacatggataaaaacggtagagtgttacagaacctattgTTTAATGAAGAAatagacgaaaggtgatgggccttaagacaacaaaaaagTATaagccataaggttatatcctcattttgagaaataatttcgtgactccaacgcaactaccagaagggagagttaatccccagagtaatagaaatcagtataggctggtaaacaagataaactaaatatgaactagggactgaatgattggaaaatactcggcatcatgggaatttcagattttgttccggcggtaatagaatggatgatgaattcagagaatggtcattcatggagacgcttccctaaatcaagaaatgtgagcaaagttaagcttaagagactgtatgtgccagttacgctaagtgtcacccttgcgagtaagggaatttgtcatccttggtacagaaggattgtcgtaaggcgagtaaggatcattgatgttgagaaacgacgccaaagatgaagaggtaaaacatctataggtagatcctcgtggcttccgctcttagtacacccctaaagggggaatatggagtgatttggcattaagtcagaattaagtggctctagtgactatggaatggtaaaggaagaatgcgataaatgaaagatgaatgagatggcacttatccaaatcttacagatacgctacgattcaagaatattgtgcaagcacaaTGTCATGGAGACGAAGTAAAGGTTcttgcccgagctgttattaataaataaggaactcgtgcgagatgtaagttaagacaaaggaaataacccaagaaagattatgaggaatattgatatgagaatgggccaatgagtagttagtaattggtcagaaagatcctagttatggctaaataggatgttacagacgagtcatcagatcgtgtaagataaacatagtagaacccaacatggagaactcagcctcgaagaatattattataatacttgagatatattcaaacaagagttgcggtagttaaaggtaccatatgagtgttacggggataaaagaaagtgccactgggaaggtagtcaaaatattagttcagaagaaaccatacaagaacaagggcatggaagtaagcaactacggatgattataggaaagtaaggacatcaaaaaggtctataataagctcacagctttatgagagtcaagggttctccctaagtactacaacgaaagactagctgaggagataagaaagaaggcttcaacctaagcacaacgacctaaaaagAAAATGGTCGTGTaataacattgtaagcattccaaaggaaagtggaacctaccgtggctaattAACGGGAAGTAAGgattaaaagtaatatttgagatcatatgagttttatgaaaactctggcaagtgtgggcactaagataagctaagtatggatggaacaaggggcagaaagaccaggaaaagtaatagcttacgttgaaagaatgCTAAGATGGatatcaatgatccagagttagtacgttatggatacactcaagattttggagcattatttaggcagcatatttgttgacaattaTACAGCCcatagaagactctggtataagttaaaagaaagaattgagcccagggcatagacaaaggattgaattgttaggatattgtatcatggatattccataacgcccatgaaaggctaaagtaataactaataccatgagccacagatcggaagatagcttaagtctacgtaaaggctgatcagaaggaagaggaaactaaagaattacatcacccaagtaaatcaagagtctgattattggacctagaaaaattataaaagttgtgcttgagaacatgacaaaatcactcttaatatcagatgttcaagaaaaataacacaacaaccataatctataatggctttaTGATGAAGCTAACTGAAGTGTACCAGCCTCATacgaagtcagtatgaagctcccatcagattgtgtatgcaccaaaggtgcaagtattataatagagcttcaggtTGTGGAGATAAGTTATACCTATATGGacgggaggttatgaaagagatagaagaatgtGAGGCAATATTTTAAGGTAGGTAAggaaaaggtgaacaacgtacaagatactcaaacACAGAAGGTTATGAATGGTCCATACTGTAGATAAGGGGTTAGAAGCGCGGgaattcagtatccaggaatgatagcagtgttgtcagtggcataccttccagcctatggtttctaagtactgaaaggtctaattagagaatgaaagaagagttagagacgatgtgatgtctcgatgttccagaaaagcataaggaaattggtcgcaagctaaagtatgatagaacaacaaggttttagaaagatatgagtaaggataagaaaatggaAAGTGAGAAAATgatgaaaatggataagtcctcgggattaagcccgtgAAAAAAAGGGAGCTGATGGGTTCTCTAAATTATATAAAacttagtatagcctgaatgagctCAAAGGAGTCTATGACTAGCAAtatttagaagaaatggaatgctgacctggtaataaaatgaggttATAATTGTGAcggataaaggatgacgtttgggccttcgtttgaataatgatttgaaaaaaaaaaatagaagaagagaaggagaaaaaattTCATTggcggcacgaaattaggatacccccataaggtgaatcacattgagacactatgaaatatgattatggaaatcacttcaaatattcctcaatgcaacgtaagccctagcggtAATATATTACGCAAGCAGTTTCAAGTCTTTAAGTAGAGGATAATAGATAAACATTGAGGCAAATCAACAATGTTCaaatacaagttacaaagtatgacatgagattaggccatgattcttaagacgaacggtaatgaaggagcattgaaggactgagatttatacctaaaggataggcaacaaaagtaacttggagtttggtaagcatacctcaataacgataaattgaagtaaaaaaattatggtatagtatgacccacgtagatgcagtaaagtcataagAATGAATAACCAgatctataaaataagatatatccatattcgcaagttctacaaagcaCCGAGCGAAGaccttcagtacacctatagattcccagagaggcatcctattaagccttataTATGCTTTCAAGTAAAGCCtggagattggctaaaagctggatgaaaaaggagagaagagttaCATAGACACACTTAAAAAGTCAATATTAtagaggctgcatgatagaagctAGCAACAAttatgagattggaaggatttcgatcacaagtcatgatgtgggaaagaggcctaaaagggggaatgccgtggcctttggatttattcataaaACAATTGTCTAAATGGCAAGGAGAgcattaaggtattcacaagagctataagttacgaaaatgataagagcatcaatcATCaatcgaggatgaatgttccaaaggggggaatgatgttacacgccgcaatattacatcgatattacatcccgcagtattatattacgatgatgttatgctctacaggaatatattacaatgatattaccctctgcagtaatatattacgatggtgTTACGTCCTAcaataatatattacgatgatgttacgtcctgcagtattatattacgatggtgttattccttgcagtattacattacgatgatgtcacgcttcgcagtattaagttacgacagtgttgcacccagcaatattacattacggtgatgttacgcttcgcagtttTAAGTtgcgacgatgttgcaccctatagtattgtgcgttgaatttgttgtaaggtaattgacatcagtccaaggaaaagattatttggagattataaggattgtaagtgatgaataaattcgtgaaggtgagaggggaagcaagtcgaagaaaatgaatttcgttgaaatttagtattttgggataaaatacggctcgagctaaaatactcggtatttatggactagtaccatacaaggtaatacatgaccataatagtaaggtgtataaggtatgtgaaaagtgagtaatattttaagtaagtgggaataattctcaattttgcgggtaattaattaattaccgggtaaaaGGACATTactcagttaactaataagtggataaatatttaagtaaaatttaTTGGATAATTATGAGGGGACAACTATACGTGTGGGGATATATAAGTGTGACAACAATTTGCCAACTAATCAAGCCTAAAGGAGGAGGTGGCACAAAAAAAATCAAACATGGATTTGTTGGACCAACTATTGTAAATAAATGCATTTTCCAATAATGGAAGATTGTATGCATGCGTTTATGCATCTAAAGGACTCCACCAACGTGAAGGATTCAGCCAAATCAAATGTATAAGCTTGCAATCAAAAACCAAGTTCATAACAATATTAAAGTGACCATGCCATCATGTTATTTCCCCACTTTGCCTATTTGAAGACTTTTTGTCACTTGTCTTCTCTATCAAGTTTGAAGGAATTATGTATTCTTCCATGGCTATGACACAATAGATTAAGCATACTGTTGAATGCTATATATAAACCAGAAGCAAAATAATACGTCCAAGAATGCAAGTGAAGATgcaacgggattttgcgattctaaaagTGTACAGTGCAACCTTTACATATTTTTTCTACTCCATGtgtgttaaggctatcccttctttctttagGCATCAtctatacgatacgaacgaaacgtgaaaatgcacaaattccatgaatgactttattcatagaagtattagagatatatatgttcttgaattttcatgtgtcataatattttatcatcggttcatgggtctcagaaaaatacgaaagttgaaaagagtttactttatgatattattcaaaggaaaagtggtcttatgacattACGAAtgattttattaatgtacttttcatgcattgcatccatgtacattgacccatgaccaaatggcgttatatatgcatatatatgtatgtatatatatgtatatgggatatgggaaaggttacggcattatatacgcacaccacttgatcagctggtatatgttgatattTTGCCCATAGTAGTCGATATGATACGATGATatgccctcagaggctaatgattctcacgccccgaacctgggcctggacgtaacacggcactcggtgcctgactacatgtgaccgagcgaaccaactggctagctgaatcaacatgtggtatcataacatactgaatgccgaagataaactaacacatgctgatataccgaaagtctggatgatataaatcaaagtgcgaaaatactaatacaattctgaaacatatttgtaaccaacatagcttaatatgaaagcctgtgactctgtctaactgttactctagtctatgaagcctctctttgagtactgaaaacactgactgtatGTGAATACTGAAGACTGTAGCAATGATAATGCCCTgtaagaactggggatcaccaaatagctggtacgagaatcctagcgctctgaatcatcaacctgtaaatcattacctgcatcgcgagatgcaggcctcgggcaaaagggatgtcagtacatttgaattgtactggtatgtaaaatagctgaacaaaagaactgtcaacactgaaactgaaactgaactgctagctgataaactgataactaaacaaggaagtaaggatgtgaatactccctcttctgaatgatgaacaacctgtttatctgaacattaaactgcggcctcaggcccaatatgtatatatatatatatatatatgtgcacaactgcggcctcgggcccaagtatacgtatacataactgcgacctcatgtccaaaatgcataaagcataaactgcggcctcatgcccaaatgcaggtgttcaacattcaggaatttaaataaggaactgagaatcatactgtaatatgtgatactgaaataatgagccaTACCGACTTACATGATACTGATATAGTGAATAGGATTAAACCGAGATGAGTATTCATAATAAGTTTATTTGTCATAAttgaaactcatagaatatcgaatgattatgaaactatgtcatctagagaatataagttctacttctattcatggaaccaaggcataattactttctgaggaaactagtaatgttcatgatgaatgggacgtagggagaatcatagatattcccaaacgtaaagagttagccttacatacctcaatttgccccttagtgatactacaatgatccacactactaagaaccttcaatctacaacaacaacatccaatggaacccaatattagtaataaattccataacttatgccatttaggcatattatcaaacaccttgtaggcatagatatttacacctcataactatagtgttggttcatccaactatcaccattaaccaacaattcattccaccatcattcctaacaaatttataacttccaacaacatatgtatgaccatccattcacacccaaccaacaaatcctatcaaataatcacctttaaatccctaccatggtcatgcatttaaattgggaatttatgacttccaatcaccataccataagttgtaatacttgattcatactcataattccataataacaccatatatgtaagtctaagggtgtaggattacctcttgtagaccaaatcttgaaagacaacttttggggtgttcttgagattttgaagaaatcctataaaacccaatcaaaatcatgttgtaactagtgattgagaagtgaaatcaccatgataacacacttaaaaactcaccttaggtgtgcaattggatgccttggtcgagttggggctgtagaggaagacctaagcttgagaaatgactcaatttCTCTTATTTCCGGTCTTTAAGATATTTAAAACCTTCCAGACGCGCGCtggaggcagaatactcagcaaaAACGCGTGACTTCGCGCGAGACTTCGCGCTCTTGTTCCCGCTAGTGAcacctgcccagtaaaatggtcataactttctgtatacacctccaaatgacaaacggtttgttgcgttggaaaatagactcaaagggctttaatttgataggttgtgaatcACAAACTCATTGTATACAGGTAGATATGCTcgcccaaagtgaggtcttgtgcatactcatttgcaaattttcagctataatgaaaattttcaacttggcttgcacttaagcctctccttagaccccaaatcacctataatatgccttgtacacttattatcataaccactcaattaccatcacactaatactcgtttaatgcatccacaaccgattcaaattacggggtgttacaagaagtattagagatatataagttcttgaattttcatgtgtcataatattttatcatctgttcaagggtctcagaaaaatacgaaagttgaaaagagtttactttatgatattattcaaaggaaaaatggtcttatgacattacaaatgattttattaatgtacttttcatgcattgcattcatgtacattgacccataaccaaatggaattatatatacatatatatgtatgtatatatatgtatgtatatatatgtttatgggatatggaaaaggttacggcattatatacgcacaccacttgatcagctggtatacgttgatattTTGCCCATAGTAGTcgatatgatatgatgagatgccctcagaggctgatgatattatgagatatgtacctatatatatatgtatgtatatatatgtatatgggatatgggaaaggttatggcgttatatacgcacaccacttgatcagctggtatacgttgatattTGCCCATAGTGGTCGATATGATACGATGAGATGCCCTCGGAGCCTGATGATATTAtgagacatgtacctatgcacgacatgaaattcatacacatatgcatgacactaaaagtatttcatgatttacagagttatttagacctacaggttgagtcaagtactatatatttcttccatgtctgttatgtacttatttttgtgtcttacatactcggtacatttttcgtattgatgtcccttttgcctggggatgctgcgtttcatgcccgcatgtctTGATAGATAGGTCTAGAGCCctccaaataggctatcagctcagcggaagatgttggtgcgctccatatttttcagagttgcttgtttcgCTGGTatgatttatatatgtattgtttggtatggcgggacactgtcccgacctttatgatatttatgtactcttagaggcttgtagacatatgtcgtgtacatgaaAGATTATACGGCTTCATCGGCCTATGttctgagtttataaataatcatgttggcctattaggcatgtatatcatgtgtatatgataatgtaataagaaagatatgttatgttggtactcggttgagtaaggtactgggtgcccatcgcggcctaTCGGTGTGGGTCATGACAGAAAGGTTACGATTAGtataaataaatatgtgtaggtcccaagctaaagtatggtaaagcgacaaggttttaggaaggcaagagtaaggataagaaagggcgaatgagaaggtgatgagaatggataagtcctcaggattaagcccatgaaaacaagagagctaatggtttcAATCGGTTTTAATCAAGGGAACCAGTTCAGATCTGAAGCGATATTATGCTTGCTTCACAGGACGAGTACCTCAAGATGATGAAAAGCCACCTTGGGGTCTTAACCTGCCATATCTTTGTAACTCCAAAAAAATATCTCTTTGAACTCCTTAATAGCTCAATATATTTGCTATCTTCATCATCAGTTAGAGAGACACTTACATATGTGGGCTTTGAATCTTCAATAGCTCCGAGATTGACTTCTTTTAGTGCATCAACCATTTCCTTCACCCCTTCTTCAAGCTCAAGTggtgtgtttaccgtgaaaatggtaataataattaaatttgttgatgggactctaaaaatacgtgatctatttttatgttagttgttaaagcagttgatgctagatgtgTGGAGATAAAAGATAAAATGCGAGCTAAAGTAGAGTTATAATCCAACCGAGGGGTTAGCTATTCGGACCTCGTACTGACTggtgaggggcctcgaggtcgatgcttgGGCTTGGACTCCAGCTATCTGGGATGATCGAGAaggggctaacagttaggatataattaaaggaggctctttatggccaatgataagtagtaaatgaagaacaagtatgaagccaacaaataagagcaataatatcaaaagaatatgttagagagaaaagaaagagtttttgtatatttcgtgtggagtagttggagcaacagccggcttacaaaatggcaaggatctcctttatataggaggggaatcccaacatagtacaaaatgcattaattgtaaaggtatggagatgggacagccaGATGTGACGCCAGGCTTTGCTAGTGCTATCTGCTCGCAACTCCCCATACTCGGCATCGTCGTTGGGTCGAGCATAAATGGGAATCGAGGGGGAGAGCTCGACCGAAACCTCACAGCCTCGATATCTCGAGATGACTTCCCATAATACCTTACCGGCGAGGAATTGGACCCTCTAATcttgccgtatacagatagtctctgcgTTTCCTGGAATGAAGTAATGGGAAAAGATTTTAGCCGATGTTCCGAGGGCATCATTACCGTGACGTCAACCTATAAGAGCATTAAATTCTATGTCCCAAAAAACCGTGCAAGGGTCGCCGTCAAATGAGATTATTGAGGAACCCATGAACTGCTATTGGCTCATCCTTTCCGATATCCAAGCAGTTCCTATAAATGCATCGACTATTTGAAAATCCTTATCTTTGTAGCATCTTCAAATTCACGAGTCCACACCCATCTTCTTTTACACTCTTCCATCTTTCTTTCTAAGAGGAAATTTTACCATTGTTATGGCTAGGACTTCTAGAATGGTTCCTCAGTAGAATAAAGCTGCATCTTCATCTCGGTCGTCTAAGGAGAAAGCCAAGACGGTACCCACCTTGGAATAGTGCACTCCCTCCAAGCTTGATATGTCAAAAGATTTTACTGTCGATACCACTTCATCCACATCGGGCCGATGTGAACATGTGTCACGATACATTAGTGTCGTGACCAACATAGAAACAGTAAAGATAGACTGCCAATTGAGCGAGGCAGTAAAGGTGGAAATTCATGGCCCTAATGAAAATATAACGATTTACTAGGCCTGCTTTCTTCATGTGTATACCTACCCGCTAACCTTGGGTCCTGCGAACCCCCCTGAATCTTCTCCCCCAGAAATAGATCCGGTTATCCTTGATTTCTTTGATAAGTATCAAGTGATGTTTGGTCAGATCTATCCCTCTGtctggaggatagtattgatgctTTATCATTTCACCAAAGGGGTTGCGGTGAGGTTTTCACCCTCAAGCATTTGATCAGGTTGTACAACCCttgattttatcgaggtttgatcaGGATCCATAATTgatccaaaaaatcatttttctcgagcatcGACGAGGGGaaggaccgaggatggatgagcaggttcGTCCGGGTAAGGACCTCGGACATCATTCCGGCCCGGAGGATGCCCTTCCCAGAGAGGTGGAACACACAGCGTAAGCGACTCTCCCTTAACCATGTTTTGTAGTTTTCTTCCCTTTCCCCCGGAATGATGACCTCTTTGTCGTTTCACACAGCCCCTGCTTGGTACCCCGAGGCGGTTTCGGACTTGCCAGGGTGGATCAGATGGTTGGACACCGTGTTCTCGTATCATGTTCGGTCTTGGACCGACCTGGCCAAGGAGCGATGGGTGTCCAAGAATCATGGTAGGGCTTCTTTTCTGTTTATGTCTTAGACTTGCGTTTCTCTCTACGTCCCTAGTGCTGACAAATTATGGTTATCGTGCTTGTGCAGGCCTTGGCGAGAATATGGACATGAGGCTGCCCCCTGGTGGTGGGACGGAGGTTTCGGAGCCCGGCAAGGGCAAGAAGAGAGGAGGCAAGGCGGATGTTGACCCTTCTGTGGCAAAGAAACCCAGGTCACTCGAGTATCAAACCGCTGCTAGGACCTCTACTTCACCTTTAGGGGCAAATCATGGCACTGAGGATGAAGATGTTGATGAGTGCCAGTTGGCCCGGAAGACGAGGTCGAGTGCAGGAGCCTCGCAGGTGCCTCAATCAGATGCTGTTGAGTCTGGAACAGCTGACTTAGGTCGGTCCCGTAGATCGGAGACCCTTGAGGGGGGTGTTGATATGGCCTCAGATCGCATGACCGGGTTTGGCAGAGTTTCCATTGGGGGGACCGTTGCCATCGATCCTGAAGGGTCGGGGCCCAGAGCTTTTCAGGAGTAGGGGTTGCCTTTTGGGTAAATCTGTGACATGAATGATTTTATCTCGTGCTTTCAGGTCTCTTCAGGGGAACTGATGGACGCTCAAGAAGCGAACATCGTCAAAGCTGGGATTCCTCTCAAAGGTGGAGGCCCCCTCGCCAACATTTTTGACAGTGTTAGTAATAGCGTCAGTCGTGACATTCTTGGTGCCGTCAAAGAGGCATAGAGATTCATGCACTAGGTGATAGCTATCTTTTGTATATTTCGTTTAGTCTTGGGCGTCATTCTTTGTCTTTCTAACTTTTTCGATATGCCGCAGTGCAATGATATGTATGACCATGCCCTCTTTCGGCTTCGCGAGGAGCTTTCTTACCGTGAAAAGGAGTGTAAGAAGCTTACCTCGATGCTGCGGGATTCACAGGCTCACTCTTCCCGAGGAGAGAAAGAATTAGGAGAGCTCCGAGCTGCTTTGGAGAGAGCGCTACGGGAAAAGGCTGATCTCGTTGCGCAGGTATCTCGCCCTGCTCGTACCCGACCTTTGCTCCCATATTCCGACATAAATTGGCTTACCTTTCTTTTGCAGGTCGAGCAAAATGGTTCACAGATTAGTCGACTGAACGTGGAGATCCTCGGGCTAAGGAAGCAAAGTGAGGTAGCTACTGAGGAGTTGGCGTCATCCCATGATCTTCTCAAGAATGCTCGCAAGGAGGTTGCTACCTTGGTCGCGACCAAGTCCGAGATTGAAAGAAATGTTGCCACTTATCTGGATGATGCAGCCACGGCACATAAAATAGCTCGTGACATATCGATAGCAGTCGAGTAGAAGCTAGCTCGGGCTATTAATCATGCTAAGGCGGAGGCGATAAGAGAAACCCTGGAGGAGATCGACGCCTAGGGCATCGATCTGCCAGTTGATCTCGAGGAAGCCCACAAATTGGAGAGAGAACTGGCACTTTTAATTGTCCTGGATGAGGGCGAAGAAAGTAGTGATGAAGAGTAGTCCCCAAGTCATTTTGCAtcctttctttttacttttgtaTGCAGTCCCCGAGGGATGGATTTTGTAAAGATGTCTCTTGTGGATACATTTTTTGGCAATATAAAAAGAGGGATTTTTCTTCTTTCCatttttttgttccttttctttCACGTATTTAAACTTTCGACAATGATGCTAGCCTTTCGAAATCCGCTCTAGGAGCGATCGGGACCCTCAAATTGGGCCATGTCCTGGGGTTGAACCGACACCTTCTAATGGGCCGGTGTCAGCGATATAAAGGAGCCCCCGAGGCCTCGCAGTTTCTAGAATTCTGCGAGGTAGCAAAATTTGGTCAATCTGGTAAAGGGGCCCCAGGGTGATTCTATCAGTACGTTTCCTTATGAGAGGGTGATGTTGACGTGGaaagaattaattggccttttgGGTAGGTGGGCAGTTGCTACTTTGCCTCTATGTATTCATTCACTTGCCTTTCCAATGGTGATTCTGCTGCCTTGAGAGACTATCTCTTCCACAGAGCCTGGCGTTTTATGCTAGTTCTTTCGTTGCTTCAACTCAAAATTTTTTGCTTA
This sequence is a window from Nicotiana sylvestris chromosome 3, ASM39365v2, whole genome shotgun sequence. Protein-coding genes within it:
- the LOC138887509 gene encoding WEB family protein At5g16730, chloroplastic-like, whose protein sequence is MVGLLFCLCLRLAFLSTSLVLTNYGYRACAGLGENMDMRLPPGGGTEVSEPGKGKKRGGKADVDPSVAKKPRSLEYQTAARTSTSPLGANHGTEDEDVDECQLARKTRSSAGASQVPQSDAVESGTADLGRSRRSETLEGGVDMASDRMTGFGRVSSGELMDAQEANIVKAGIPLKGGGPLANIFDSVSNSVSRDILGAVKECNDMYDHALFRLREELSYREKECKKLTSMLRDSQAHSSRGEKELGELRAALERALREKADLVAQVEQNGSQISRLNVEILGLRKQSEVATEELASSHDLLKNARKEVATLVATKSEIERNVATYLDDAATAFNKFKSELLHYEAPLREALGRGKSLKLLCAEKESELVSLWRELNVLIFQLKNKEEELGQLWGEIGLAKHKFNELQVYVSTHFAAKESALDIVSALEVQIQTVRVNDSARANMITSLLSELPKAKVEVVNVWAEVGMSKTGVG